One region of Syntrophorhabdaceae bacterium genomic DNA includes:
- a CDS encoding bifunctional adenosylcobinamide kinase/adenosylcobinamide-phosphate guanylyltransferase — protein MAGTNLDYALDYLKAGYSVIPVGPDKRPLFSWKEFQDRKGTEDEIAGWYSKNPKANVGIVTGRISGITVLDFDSQAAVDYFLENSKGETPCSDTPRGMHAIYAYEEGTRNTVKVNGLDIDVRSDGGYIVAPPSINVEGKPYRWLVSILDMPPAPLPAFLKKFFLYNREQVSHIPSSHIQSQYFVEGRRDEDLFHLANCLIKGGAHPDYVRQVLEMLASNCNPPFPEREIEAKIKSALDRAAKRERNIAEEIRQWVLVTSGHFMVTDSHRELDLVTPSHRHAANVAFRRLSEGPNPLIERYGSKRGCYRLIENDVEIIDYLNAPVNEFDIELSLLLSGQLKLYPGNVGIFAGAKSSGKTAIAFDLIKRNQGRHEVVYMNSEMHDTEMRTRLELHGDMRLTDWRFKAIRRGHDWADLITEEKKIFIIDYMENVDGDAWRIGAEIKKIHDKLKEGVAIIFLQKKSGEDLARGGQYTLDKSRFYVALDKGKAKIIDAKAFRGENPNGKTLSFKIVQGTKIMPQGTWG, from the coding sequence GTGGCCGGAACTAACCTGGACTATGCGCTTGACTACTTGAAGGCGGGCTATTCAGTGATCCCGGTTGGTCCCGACAAGAGGCCGCTTTTCAGTTGGAAGGAATTTCAAGACCGAAAAGGGACCGAAGACGAGATTGCCGGGTGGTATAGTAAGAATCCAAAGGCCAATGTAGGCATTGTCACCGGCCGGATCTCCGGCATCACCGTTTTAGACTTCGACAGCCAGGCTGCGGTTGATTACTTCCTTGAGAACTCCAAAGGGGAAACACCGTGTAGTGATACTCCCAGGGGAATGCACGCAATTTATGCTTATGAGGAAGGGACCCGGAACACTGTTAAGGTAAACGGCCTCGATATCGACGTTAGGAGCGACGGCGGTTATATCGTAGCACCTCCAAGCATCAACGTCGAGGGTAAACCCTACAGATGGCTTGTCAGTATTCTGGATATGCCGCCTGCGCCCTTGCCCGCTTTTTTAAAAAAATTCTTTTTATATAATAGAGAGCAAGTTAGTCACATACCGTCCAGTCACATCCAGTCACAATATTTCGTTGAAGGCCGCCGGGATGAAGACCTTTTCCACCTTGCAAATTGCCTGATAAAGGGCGGAGCGCACCCGGATTATGTCCGCCAAGTGCTTGAAATGCTGGCAAGTAACTGTAATCCTCCATTCCCTGAAAGAGAGATCGAAGCCAAAATAAAGAGCGCTCTTGACCGCGCTGCCAAAAGAGAGCGAAACATAGCCGAAGAAATCCGGCAATGGGTATTAGTAACATCCGGTCACTTCATGGTCACAGACAGTCACAGAGAATTGGATTTAGTCACACCCAGTCACAGACATGCGGCCAATGTCGCCTTCAGGAGATTATCAGAAGGCCCGAATCCCTTGATTGAACGTTATGGCTCAAAACGCGGATGTTACAGGCTTATCGAGAATGATGTTGAAATAATCGACTACCTCAACGCGCCCGTGAATGAATTTGATATTGAGCTCTCTTTATTGCTGTCTGGACAGCTCAAACTTTATCCTGGAAATGTAGGCATATTCGCCGGGGCCAAATCATCCGGTAAAACGGCTATCGCCTTCGACCTCATCAAGCGAAACCAGGGACGCCATGAAGTTGTCTATATGAACTCCGAAATGCACGATACCGAAATGAGGACCCGTTTAGAGCTTCACGGCGATATGCGGTTGACTGATTGGAGATTCAAGGCAATACGCAGGGGGCATGATTGGGCGGACCTCATAACCGAAGAAAAGAAGATATTCATTATCGACTACATGGAAAACGTTGACGGCGACGCCTGGCGGATAGGGGCCGAGATCAAGAAGATCCACGACAAGCTGAAAGAGGGAGTTGCGATCATCTTTCTGCAGAAGAAGTCAGGCGAAGACCTTGCAAGGGGCGGACAGTACACGCTCGATAAGTCCCGCTTTTATGTAGCACTGGACAAGGGCAAGGCGAAGATCATAGACGCGAAAGCATTCAGGGGTGAGAATCCAAACGGCAAAACCCTGTCATTCAAGATTGTGCAGGGAACCAAAATAATGCCGCAAGGCACATGGGGGTAA
- a CDS encoding AlpA family phage regulatory protein, with protein MDTKSRRIIRKPEITERSALSSVTIWRLEKTGQFPKRIQLGGNSVGWFADEFDEWLEQKSRARFAGVSP; from the coding sequence ATGGATACGAAATCGCGTCGAATCATCCGTAAACCTGAAATCACAGAAAGATCCGCGCTATCGTCTGTAACTATTTGGCGATTGGAAAAAACCGGTCAATTCCCCAAACGGATACAGCTTGGAGGAAACAGTGTTGGTTGGTTTGCCGACGAGTTCGACGAATGGCTGGAACAAAAAAGCCGAGCAAGGTTCGCCGGGGTGTCCCCGTGA
- a CDS encoding tyrosine-type recombinase/integrase: MAKNTGKQLKLDSMAVEKARPRSTRYELADGEGLILRIMPTGGKSWHLRYVFDSDQKRISLGKYPGLSLKDARDKKDQALKDVANGIDPAEKADEEKRKRKEALTFADLLDEFWERELKKKITAADQKRLITKDVIPAWNKRKVASITRYEAVRLLDKVRDRAPVTGNRLQTVLVRMFNFAAERGIIELSPLGGKMSRSDETSRKRVLTDDEIKTLWNALDLEAGVDIYAGTKLALKMILLTGQRPGEVCGMTWDEIKSGVWISPATRRKTDEDQQVPLTAMMIDILKQARVFSGDSQYVFTSQRSPLYSHRKPSTAKPKENDLHVTRLSLSHAINRHWQGMGFDGERFTPHDLRRTVRTRLAELGIDDVVAERVLGHKLQGVLAIYNRYDYAAEKRQALERWESRLREILSITKQKTNVIPLEVHNV; the protein is encoded by the coding sequence ATGGCGAAAAATACCGGAAAACAATTGAAGCTAGACAGCATGGCCGTCGAAAAGGCTAGGCCCAGATCGACCCGTTACGAGCTGGCGGACGGCGAGGGCTTAATTCTCCGCATTATGCCGACAGGCGGGAAATCCTGGCATTTACGTTATGTTTTTGATAGCGATCAAAAACGCATATCATTGGGGAAATATCCGGGGCTGTCGCTCAAAGATGCCAGGGATAAAAAGGACCAGGCATTAAAGGACGTTGCGAATGGTATTGATCCAGCGGAAAAAGCCGACGAAGAAAAACGCAAACGAAAAGAAGCTTTAACATTTGCGGACCTTCTCGATGAATTTTGGGAAAGAGAATTAAAAAAGAAAATCACAGCAGCGGACCAGAAAAGACTCATTACCAAGGATGTTATTCCAGCTTGGAATAAGCGTAAGGTTGCCTCAATAACCCGGTACGAAGCCGTGCGTTTGCTCGACAAAGTAAGAGACCGTGCGCCCGTCACCGGAAACCGTCTGCAAACCGTCTTAGTCAGGATGTTCAATTTCGCGGCAGAAAGGGGCATTATTGAGTTGTCACCCCTTGGTGGTAAGATGAGCCGCTCGGATGAAACATCCCGAAAACGGGTACTTACAGATGACGAAATTAAAACGTTGTGGAATGCGCTTGACCTTGAGGCTGGAGTTGATATTTACGCCGGAACAAAACTAGCGCTGAAAATGATACTACTGACAGGCCAGCGGCCCGGCGAGGTTTGCGGTATGACCTGGGATGAAATAAAGAGCGGTGTCTGGATCAGCCCGGCGACCCGAAGGAAGACCGACGAGGATCAGCAAGTCCCGCTTACCGCCATGATGATCGATATCCTCAAACAGGCGCGGGTGTTCAGCGGTGACAGTCAATACGTCTTCACGTCTCAACGAAGTCCCCTATATAGCCACAGGAAACCGAGCACAGCCAAACCCAAAGAGAACGATTTGCATGTTACCAGGTTGTCGCTATCGCATGCGATTAATCGACATTGGCAAGGAATGGGCTTCGATGGTGAGAGGTTTACCCCACACGACCTCCGCCGGACGGTGAGAACGCGGCTCGCTGAATTAGGAATTGACGACGTTGTAGCGGAACGTGTCTTAGGCCATAAGCTGCAAGGTGTTCTTGCGATTTATAATCGCTATGACTACGCAGCGGAAAAACGGCAAGCGCTCGAACGATGGGAGTCACGCTTAAGGGAAATCCTGAGCATTACAAAACAAAAAACGAACGTCATTCCTCTTGAGGTGCATAATGTCTAA